DNA from Candidatus Paceibacterota bacterium:
CCCAGCCCGGTTCCAGCGGCCGATTCAGTCCGATGCCGAACAAACCATCCACCAGCAACGCCGGCTGCGCTTGCAGCAGCGTGTCCAGCTTCCCCAGGTCTGCTGGCGTCTCCGTCACATCCAGAACTTCGACCCGCCGCTCGGCTAGGTGTTCGCGTGAGCAGCGGGCGTCCTCCCCGTTGTGACCCTTGCCCGCGAGAATCAAGATCAGGTCCCCCGCCTGGGTCATCTGCAAGGCCTGCCGCGCAACGCAAAGCCCGACTCGGCGAATGACTTCCGCTTCTGTTTGACCAGTTGCCCAAGTGGCCTGCTCCCAGTCCCGCATCTGTGCAATGCTGATTACCGATACTGGCATGGCGCTTGAACATACACGCTCCCGCCCGCGACGAAAGCACAAAGCCACCATCCATGCTGATAATCCGACACCCTGCTTACTGCGCAACAAGAGACGCAAATCTCTCGAACGACCACGTGAATAGGCTAACTACCGCAATCCGTAGAGGTACAGTCCCGTGTTCCTGGACCGGATAGCCTCCTTAGTGGAAATCGGCGTTGTGTCCATTTTTGAGACAGTGTTGGCTCCCGAACACAACGCCACAGCCGGAAGTGCTGGTGCGGCAACGCTGTGAAACGCGTGATACCCCGGTGTGTATCCCATGGGGAGCGCTCCCCATGGGATACACACCGGGGTCCCGCTGGATTGCCGCCGTCCATCCGCCGTAGTTGGCTTGGGGTCGGCTGGCTGAGGTTCGGGGAAGGGGCGGAGCCAGTAGTTGGGGCGGCAGTCAGGGGCTGTGGCCGGATAGACCTAGCTGGAGGCGTAGGTCTTGCGCCCATCTGCCCGGTGAGGCGATTCTGACCGACACCAGCTGGGTTGGATTCTGCGTTATGGGCAGGCATTGCGAAACGGCCCACCATTCTGTTTTATACCCCAATTTGCGGGTATGGCCGCCTTGAATCGGCATGGCTTAACCTTGCGCAGAATGTGCCGCAACCCCCATGCTGGTATCAGTAGATGGGATCAAGTTTCAACAGAGCCATTGGCGCTGAAGGCGACCGCTGAATGAAGCCACGTCGTGCCCTGATGCTGATGCTCCTGGGATGCATTTGCTCCTGGATGCAAGCAGCGCCGGCTCCCGATGGCAGGCCAAACGTCCTGATTGTCCTCACCGACGACCAGGGCATGGGGGATTTCTCCTGCTATGGGAACCCGGTGCTCAAGACGCCGAACCTCGATCGGCTGCGCGGGCAAAGCGTCCGGTTCACCGACTTCCACGTCGCGCCGATGTGCACGCCGACGCGCGGCCAATTGCTCACCGGCCTGGATGCTGTGCGCAACGGCGCCACCTCCGTCACGGGCGGCCGATCGTTCATCCGGCCCGGCATTCCGACGATGCCCGAGATGTTTGCCGCCGCCGGGTATCGCACGGGCCTCTTTGGCAAGTGGCATCTGGGCGACAATTATCCCCATCGCCCGGTGGATCGCGGTTTCCAGGAAGCGGTCCACATCCGCGGCTGGGGTTTCACCTCGGCACCGGAGTTTGCCAACACGCTTTGGGATGGGCGTTACTTGCACAACGGAGTTGAGAAGAAGTTCACCGGCTACTGCACCGATTTCTGGTTCGACCGCGCCATGGCCTGGATGAAGGAACGACGCGAGGCGCGCCAGCCGTTTTTCTGCTACCTCCCGCTGAACGCTCCGCATATCCCGCTCGACGCGCCGAAGAAATACACGGCGCCCTACGAGGCTACCGCCCTCGACGCGCCTCAGAAATACAGCTACGAAGGGAAAGGCCCGGCCAAATTCTTCGGCATGATTGCCAATATTGACGAGAACATGGACCGGCTCGAAACGTTCCTGCGCGACACCGGCTTGCGCGACAACACCATTCTCATTTTCATGACCGACAATGGCGGGACGGCGGGCGTAAAGGTGTGGAATGCCGGCCTGCGCGAGGGGAAGACCACGTTCTATGATGGCGGGCACCGCGTGCCATGCTGGATACGCTGGCCGGCCGGCGGTTTGGGCGAACCGCGCGACCTTTCCACTCCAACGCAGATTCAGGATCTTCTCCCGACGTTGCTTGAGCTGTGCGGAGTGAAAGCGCCTGCCTCCGCCCGGTTCGACGGCCTGAGCCTCGCCGGTCTCCTGCATGGGCGGGGGCAGCTTCCCGACCGCAAGCTGGTGGTTCAATACAGCCGCGCCCGGCTGGAGAAGTGGGAATCCGCCGTCATCTGGAACCAATGGCGGTTGGTTCACGGCAAAGAGCTTTACGACACCACCGCCGACCGGGCGCAGTCGGCGGACGTGGCGGAAAAGCGCTCCGACATCGTGGCGCAGTTGCGCGCGCACTACGAAAGCTGGTGGAAGGAATTGGAGCCGCTGTCGGGCGGGTTTGTGACCACCAGCCTCGGTGCGGCGGCGCAACCGGTCGTCAATCTGACCAGCTCAGACTGGCAGGATGTCTATGTGGACAACTCGCGGCATGTCCGGCAGGCCAATGGCGGACCGCGGGGCGGGCACTGGAACGTGCGCGTCGAGCGCGCCGGCGAGTATGAAGTCAGCGTGCGCCGCTGGCCGCCAGAGGTGGACACCGCCCTGGCGGCACCGAACGGCACGCCCAGCCGGGCGCTGCCCATTACCGGAGCCAGGCTGATGGTGGCCGGCCACGAACTGTCCGCCAAAGCCGCTGCCGGCGACAAAGCCGTCACCTTCCGCGCCAGGCTCCCTGCCGGCCCGACGCAATTGCAGGCCTGGTTCACGGACCGCGCCGGGAAGGACCTTTGCGGCGCCTTCTACGCCACCGTCCAACTTCTCCCTTGATCCCGTCAGCCAACATAACATTAATTAGACTATCATCGGGCACGATTGATTCCCGTTGCTGCACAGTATCATGCAAAACACGTTGTATATCCTGATCGCGCTGCTTCTGTGGACCTTTCCCGCAGCAGCGTGGAACGGGCTCGGGCACCGGACCGTAGCGGAGTTGGCGTGGCGTCAGATGGACGCGGCCGAGCGCCAGGCCGCCGCAGACCTGTTGCGTCAACATCCGCACTACAAGCAGATACTTACCGCCCAAACTCCTCCTGGCGTGGACACGAACCACTGGGCCTTCCTGACCGGTGCAGTGTGGCTGGACTTGGTGCGCCCCGCCAAGCAGGGCCAGCCGCCCAAGCCGCGCTCGATCACCAAGTACGATGTGTATCCCCATGCCATCGGCCATCCGTTCCGGCGGCCCGCCGAGAGGGGGCCTGTCTCGTTGGACAAGTTCGTTATTGCCAAACCGAATGCCGAAATGGTCCTGTCCAACGCACTGGTCACCCTGCGGAAACCGAAAGCCAGCGCGCGCGACCGGGCGGTCAGCCTGTGCGTGGCGCTGCACCTGTTCGGCGATTTGCACCAACCGCTGCATACCGCCAATCTGGTCACCCGGGATAAGCCCAAGGGACATGGCCTCGGCGGCTCTTTCCTGGTGCGTGACGAGCGCGGAGAAGTGGCCAACCTTCACACTTACTGGGACTATGCGCCCGGTGCCGATTCATCCTATTCAGGCGTGATGGCCCTGGCAGATAGCCTGGCCGCCGCGCCTGAACTCCAGCCGGCCCGGCTGCCGGAGTATCAACAGAACCGTGCCATCCCCGCCTGGGTCCAGGAGACTTACCGCGTCGCCGTGGACTTCAGCTACGCGGAGAACCGCGTCAAGTGGGCGCTGGCCACGGACGTAAAGTCCGGCAAAGTTCCCACCTCCGCCGTTCCGGCCCTGACGGCGGACTACGTCCGCGACACGCAAACTGCGATGCGGCGCCGTCTCGCCATCGCCGGCCTGCGCCTGAGGGACGCCTTAAAACAAGCCTGGTGACCGGGAGCTAACTTGTGAGAATAGCAGCACTTACTATTTGCCTCCTGCTCAGCCTCCTGCCTGTTCAGAGCGCGAGCCGGCCGAACATCCTCCTCATTCTCGCCGACGACATCGGCTTCTCCGACCTCCACTGCTGCGGCGGTGAAATCAACACGCCGAACCTTGATTCGCTGGCCGGGAACGGCCTCCTCTTTACCCAGTTCTACAACACCGCCCGCTGTTGCCCCACGCGCGCCGCCCTGCTCACCGGTCTCTACTCGCACCAGGCCGGCGTCGGCCACATGATGGTGGATCGCGGCCATCCCGGCTACCGCAGCAACCTTAACCGCGAGTGCGTGACCCTCGCCGAAGTCCTGCGCCCCGCCGGCTACCGCACCTACATGTGCGGCAAGTGGCACGTCACCAACAAGGATGGCCCCACCGACGACAACTCCAACTGGCCTCTCCAGCGCGGCTTCGACAAGTTCTACGGCACCATCCGCGGCTATGGCAACTTCTTCGATCCCTCCGCGCTCTGCCGCCAGAACACCTACATCACGCCAGAGAATGATCCCGAGTACAAGCCCAAGGTGTTCTACTATACCGACGCGCTCAGCGATAACGCGGTGCGCTTCCTCCAGCAGCATCAGCAGCAATCGCCGGACAAGCCGTTCTTCATGTATCTGGCCTACACCGCGGCTCACTGGCCTATGCAGGCCCTGGAAAAGGACATCGCCAAGTACCGCGGCAAGTATGACCAGGGCTATGAGCCCATTCGCCGGGCGCGCCTGGCGCGGCTCAAAGAGCTTGGCCTCATCAACCCCGACTGGGACTGCGCCCCCACCGTCGGCGACTGGTCGAGCGTGGAGCGCAAGCGCTGGGAAGCCCGCTGCATGGAAGTCTTTGCCGCCATGATTGACAACATGGACCAGGGCATCGGCCGCATCCTGGCCGAACTCAAGACCTCCGGCCGCCTCGACAACACAGTCATCTTCTACCTCAACGACAACGGCGCCTGCGCCGAGGACATGGGCCGCACCCGCCTGCCTCTACCGTCCGCTGCCGAGCTCAAGCCGATGAGCCCAGACACCCTCCAGACCCGCATCCGGCTGCCGATGCAGACGCGCGACGGCCGTGCCGTGAAATCCGGCCGCCAGGTGATGCCGGGACCGGCGACCAGCTACATCGCCTACGGCCGCGACTGGGCCAACGTTTCCAACACCCCCTTCCGGGAATACAAACACTGGGTGCACGAGGGCGGCATCAGCACGCCATTGATCGTGCATTGGCCGGACGGCATCCCTGCCGCCCGCCGCGGCAAACTCGAAACCCAGCCCGGCCACCTCATAGATTTCATGGCCACTTGCCTCGAACTGTCCGGCGCCGCCTACCCCAGTGAATATCAGGGCAAGCCGATCAAGCCCATGGAAGGCATCTCCTTGTTGCCCGCTTTCCAGGGCAAGCCGCTCAAACGCACCGCGCCTTTGTTCTGGGAACACGAAAGCAACCGCGCCGTCCGCGAAGGCCGCTGGAAGCTTGTCGCCAAGGCCGATCAGCCTTGGGAACTCTACGATATGGAGAAGGACCGCACGGAAATGCACGATCTCGCCGCGACGCACCCACAGGAAGTTCAACAGCTCTCGGCCAAGTGGGATGCCTGGGCCGCGCGCGCCAACGTTCTGCCCCTGGGCGGCTGGAAAGAGATTCAACCAAAGTAATGCTCCCGAAACACTGATTATGAATATCAAACACCTACCTATCACTGCGCTTGTAGTTTGCCTGATTGGCTGCGGCACTGTGCCGCGCGACGAGGCTGGCACCCAAGCCCGGCAATGGACCCCACCCGAGAGCCAGGCTTGGTACAAGTCGCAACCCTGGCTGGTCGGCTGCAACTTCATCCCCAGCACCGCCATTAACCAACTGGAGATGTGGCAGGCGGACACGTGGGATCCGGCGACGATTGACCGCGAGCTCGGCTGGGCTGCCGACCTGGGTTTCACCAGCGTGCGCGTCTTTCTCCATGACCTGCTCTGGCAGCAGGATAAGAAGGGCTTTCTCAAGCGGATGGACCAGTTTCTGGACCTGGCCCGGAAGCACGACATCGGCGTCATGTTTGTGCTGTTCGACGGCGTGTGGGATCCGTTTCCCAGGCTGGGCCGGCAGCGGGAGCCGCGACCGCATATCCACAATTCCGGCTGGGTCCAGAGCCCCGGCGCGGAGGTGCTGCGCGACCCGGCCCGCCAGGATGTTCTGAAGGACTATGTGCAAGGCGTGGTCGGCCGTTTCCGCAACGACCGGCGCGTGCAGGTTTGGGACGTCTTCAATGAGCCGGATAATCCTGTGCCGCAGTATCGCGACGTTGAGCTGAAGAATAAGGCGGAAGTCGCGCTGGCATTGCTAGAAAAGGCCTGCGGCTGGGCGCGCGAGGTTCGCCCTTCGCAGCCACTGACCTCCGGCGTCTGGATCGGCAACTGGGCTGACCCGGCCAAACTGACTCCGATGGAGCGATTCCAGATCGAGGAGTCCGATGTGATCAGCTTCCACTCCTATGGGAATCTGGAAGAAGCGAAGAAGTGCGTGCAGAATCTGCGGCGCTACAACCGGCCGATTCTCTGCACCGAGTACATGGCGCGCCCGAACGGCAGCCGCTTTGATCCCATCCTCGGCTATTTTCAGCAGGATAATGTCGGCGCTTACAACTGGGGATTTGTGAATGGGAAGTCGCAAACGATTTATCCCTGGGATTCGTGGAAGAAGGAGTATCGGGCCGAACCGCCGGTCTGGTTCCACGATATCTTCCGCGCCAACGGGTCGCCCTACGACCCGGCGGAGACCGAGTATATCAAGGCCGTAACTTCCCGCGCACGGCGCTGATTCATGTTGACGTCGTTGGCCAAAGCCCGCGTTGTCGCTCTTGCTTTCTTGTGCATGGGTCCGCCGTTGGCGGTGAGCGTAACGGCTGCCGAGTCCCCGCTCTACGCAAATCCGCAAGCGCCGTTGGAACAACGAGTCTCTGATCTGCTGTCACGGCTCACTCTCGAAGAAAAGGCCGGTCTCTGCCACGGCGGGTTTATCTCTGGCGGGGTGCCGCGGCTGGGCATCGGTCAGTTGGCGATGCTCGATGGCCGGCAGGGACTGAGGCCCGTGGGAGATAAGAAAGGAATGCGCACAACATCGTTGCCTTGCGCCCTTGCGCTCTCGTGCACCTGGGATGAGGCGGC
Protein-coding regions in this window:
- a CDS encoding arylsulfatase, which encodes MKPRRALMLMLLGCICSWMQAAPAPDGRPNVLIVLTDDQGMGDFSCYGNPVLKTPNLDRLRGQSVRFTDFHVAPMCTPTRGQLLTGLDAVRNGATSVTGGRSFIRPGIPTMPEMFAAAGYRTGLFGKWHLGDNYPHRPVDRGFQEAVHIRGWGFTSAPEFANTLWDGRYLHNGVEKKFTGYCTDFWFDRAMAWMKERREARQPFFCYLPLNAPHIPLDAPKKYTAPYEATALDAPQKYSYEGKGPAKFFGMIANIDENMDRLETFLRDTGLRDNTILIFMTDNGGTAGVKVWNAGLREGKTTFYDGGHRVPCWIRWPAGGLGEPRDLSTPTQIQDLLPTLLELCGVKAPASARFDGLSLAGLLHGRGQLPDRKLVVQYSRARLEKWESAVIWNQWRLVHGKELYDTTADRAQSADVAEKRSDIVAQLRAHYESWWKELEPLSGGFVTTSLGAAAQPVVNLTSSDWQDVYVDNSRHVRQANGGPRGGHWNVRVERAGEYEVSVRRWPPEVDTALAAPNGTPSRALPITGARLMVAGHELSAKAAAGDKAVTFRARLPAGPTQLQAWFTDRAGKDLCGAFYATVQLLP
- a CDS encoding S1/P1 nuclease; the protein is MQNTLYILIALLLWTFPAAAWNGLGHRTVAELAWRQMDAAERQAAADLLRQHPHYKQILTAQTPPGVDTNHWAFLTGAVWLDLVRPAKQGQPPKPRSITKYDVYPHAIGHPFRRPAERGPVSLDKFVIAKPNAEMVLSNALVTLRKPKASARDRAVSLCVALHLFGDLHQPLHTANLVTRDKPKGHGLGGSFLVRDERGEVANLHTYWDYAPGADSSYSGVMALADSLAAAPELQPARLPEYQQNRAIPAWVQETYRVAVDFSYAENRVKWALATDVKSGKVPTSAVPALTADYVRDTQTAMRRRLAIAGLRLRDALKQAW
- a CDS encoding arylsulfatase produces the protein MRIAALTICLLLSLLPVQSASRPNILLILADDIGFSDLHCCGGEINTPNLDSLAGNGLLFTQFYNTARCCPTRAALLTGLYSHQAGVGHMMVDRGHPGYRSNLNRECVTLAEVLRPAGYRTYMCGKWHVTNKDGPTDDNSNWPLQRGFDKFYGTIRGYGNFFDPSALCRQNTYITPENDPEYKPKVFYYTDALSDNAVRFLQQHQQQSPDKPFFMYLAYTAAHWPMQALEKDIAKYRGKYDQGYEPIRRARLARLKELGLINPDWDCAPTVGDWSSVERKRWEARCMEVFAAMIDNMDQGIGRILAELKTSGRLDNTVIFYLNDNGACAEDMGRTRLPLPSAAELKPMSPDTLQTRIRLPMQTRDGRAVKSGRQVMPGPATSYIAYGRDWANVSNTPFREYKHWVHEGGISTPLIVHWPDGIPAARRGKLETQPGHLIDFMATCLELSGAAYPSEYQGKPIKPMEGISLLPAFQGKPLKRTAPLFWEHESNRAVREGRWKLVAKADQPWELYDMEKDRTEMHDLAATHPQEVQQLSAKWDAWAARANVLPLGGWKEIQPK
- a CDS encoding cellulase family glycosylhydrolase, giving the protein MNIKHLPITALVVCLIGCGTVPRDEAGTQARQWTPPESQAWYKSQPWLVGCNFIPSTAINQLEMWQADTWDPATIDRELGWAADLGFTSVRVFLHDLLWQQDKKGFLKRMDQFLDLARKHDIGVMFVLFDGVWDPFPRLGRQREPRPHIHNSGWVQSPGAEVLRDPARQDVLKDYVQGVVGRFRNDRRVQVWDVFNEPDNPVPQYRDVELKNKAEVALALLEKACGWAREVRPSQPLTSGVWIGNWADPAKLTPMERFQIEESDVISFHSYGNLEEAKKCVQNLRRYNRPILCTEYMARPNGSRFDPILGYFQQDNVGAYNWGFVNGKSQTIYPWDSWKKEYRAEPPVWFHDIFRANGSPYDPAETEYIKAVTSRARR